In Streptomyces sp. NBC_00306, a single genomic region encodes these proteins:
- a CDS encoding SDR family NAD(P)-dependent oxidoreductase — MVTGGSRGIGAAICARLAADGHDVVVGYASDATAAEAVATTVRENGRRSLAVRVDTSDEGDVDRLFDAAAELGTVTGLVNNAGVSGPNGPLAEADADGMRRALEVNVLGYLLCARRAVRDMTRSGGGAVVNVSSAAATLGSPGQYVHYAAAKAAVDTMTVGLSKEVAADGIRVNCVAPGVIWTDFHEDPQRPGKMADTIPMGRAGQPEEIAGAVSWLLSGDASFATGTIMRVAGGM; from the coding sequence ATCGTGACCGGAGGCAGCCGTGGCATCGGCGCCGCGATCTGCGCACGGCTCGCCGCGGACGGCCACGACGTCGTCGTCGGCTACGCCTCCGACGCCACCGCCGCCGAGGCCGTCGCCACCACCGTCCGCGAGAACGGCCGCCGCTCGCTCGCCGTGCGGGTGGACACCTCCGACGAGGGCGATGTCGACCGGCTCTTCGACGCCGCGGCCGAGCTCGGCACCGTGACCGGGCTGGTCAACAACGCCGGCGTCAGCGGGCCCAACGGTCCGCTCGCCGAGGCGGACGCGGACGGCATGCGGCGCGCCCTCGAAGTCAACGTCCTCGGGTATCTGTTGTGCGCCCGCCGTGCCGTGCGCGACATGACGCGGTCCGGCGGAGGCGCCGTCGTCAACGTCTCCTCGGCCGCGGCGACGCTCGGCAGCCCCGGCCAGTACGTGCACTACGCCGCCGCCAAGGCCGCCGTCGACACCATGACCGTCGGTCTGTCCAAGGAGGTGGCGGCCGACGGGATCCGGGTCAACTGCGTTGCTCCGGGCGTCATCTGGACCGACTTCCACGAGGACCCGCAGCGGCCCGGGAAGATGGCCGACACCATCCCCATGGGCCGGGCCGGGCAGCCCGAGGAGATCGCGGGCGCCGTGTCGTGGCTGCTCTCCGGTGATGCCTCCTTCGCGACGGGGACGATCATGCGGGTCGCCGGCGGAATGTGA
- a CDS encoding STAS domain-containing protein, translating into MKTTTTISGTTATITFHTDIDFESLPEIEAAVTLPATVTDVTWNLENTPFMDVTGLRLLQEQRDAARARKGSLTVTGLHSQPQRLLQTAAELFPAMDWDQFLPRPTHFPAPCLSARGSGAVGIS; encoded by the coding sequence ATGAAGACCACCACCACGATCAGCGGCACCACCGCGACCATCACGTTCCACACGGACATCGACTTCGAGTCGTTGCCCGAGATCGAGGCGGCAGTGACCCTGCCGGCCACGGTGACGGACGTGACCTGGAACCTGGAGAACACCCCCTTCATGGATGTCACCGGCCTCCGTCTGCTCCAGGAGCAGCGCGACGCCGCCCGTGCGCGGAAGGGCTCTCTCACCGTCACGGGTCTGCACAGCCAGCCGCAGCGTCTGCTGCAGACGGCCGCCGAACTGTTCCCCGCGATGGACTGGGACCAGTTCCTTCCCCGCCCCACGCATTTCCCCGCCCCTTGCCTGTCGGCCCGGGGATCGGGAGCGGTCGGCATTTCCTGA